DNA from Phycisphaerae bacterium:
CAATCTGTCAAGAAATCGCATCAGTCGTCGGAGGAAATACTCGACGGGCTGCTGAAAAACAGCAGGGCAAGTATCGAAGCAGGCACGGAACTAGTGGTCTGGCCTGAGACAATGGTGCAGGCAACGCTGGACAAGAGGATACTAAATCGTATAACCGATGAATACGACTGTAAAACGGTCGATAAAATTTTGAGAGAACATTCGAAGGGAAAAGTTTTTGTGCTCGCAGGGGCATACGGGGGCACATTAAAAATTGGGGACGATTTCACCTTTGATTTAGCTGAAAGGTATAACTCGGCATTTCTGTATAAACCCGACGGCACGGCGGCGGATGAACAATACAGCAAGATTCATTTAGTCGCCTTCGGGGAGTATATACCCTTCAAGAAAAGTTTTCCGCCGCTTTATAATCTGCTGATGAAATTTACGCCGTACGACTACGATTATACGCTGGACGCAGGGAGCGAATACACTGTTTTCGAAATGACCGGCAAAGAAAAGCAGGTGTATAAATTCAGCGTGATGATTTGTTATGAGGATGCGGTGCCTGCGATTGCGAGGAGATTTGCAATAGACGAAAAAGGCGGAAAGAACATCGACTGGCTCGTCAATATAAGCAACGACGGGTGGTTCGTGCGATTTGCAAATGGTAAAATTTCTCCGAGCACCGAATTGGGCCAGCACGCAGCCATTTGCGTATTCAGGGCCGTTGAAAACAGACTTGCGGTGGTGCGGAGTGTTAATACAGGGATAAGCTGTTTAATCGATACGGTCGGCCGTATACGAAATGGTTATATCGCAGGGACTTTGCCGCATCAGGCGATGGCGAGGACAGGTATGGCAGGCTGGTTTGCCGATAGAGTGCCGATAGATAAAAGAAGCACATTTTTCAGCCGATACGGGCAATGGCTGGATTTTTGTTGCGCGGTCTGCTTTGTTTTGCTAATGATAATGCCGTCTTTGGGACGATTTCTTTTTAGAGAAGGACAAAAAAACAAGAATAGAAAGGCAAAAGGATGAAAATCGCAAGAACACTTACGGCTTATGCAGTTATAACTTTCGCAGTATTTACCTTGGGCTGTAATGAATCCTTACGGAAGGAAACATACCCCCCTGCCGGCGGCTCGATAAGCGAGCTTTTGCCTGAAGCAAACAAAATTATCCAGGAAAGTTTAAGCGACAGTGATCCGCTAATCAGGGCCAATACCATTGAAATTATCGCAGATACCAAACAAAGCAAACTGATGCCCAGGGTGCAGCGGCTGTTAGAAGACGATTTTGTGCCGGTCAGATTTGCAGCGGCCTTGGCCGTAGGAGATTTACAATACTCTCTTGCGGAAAACTCAGTAAAACGATTGCTGAAAGATAACGATGAAAACGTCAGGATTGCGGCCGACTATGCGACGAGCAAACTTGGGACAGGCAGCGGTTTTAGTCTTGTTCGCCAAACGGTAGCCAGCAGCGACCAAACAGTCAGAGCCAACGCCGCTCTTTTATTGGGCAAAAGCGGCGACAAGAACTCGCTGAAATGGCTGTGGTGGACGCTGCAAAACAAAGATTCCGATTACAAAGCGAGATTTAATGCGGCAGAAGCCATAGCAAGACTCGGCGACGAACGGATAGACGAGAAGTTATTGGCGATGCTTATAAGCACTTATGCCGACGACAGAGTTATGGGTATCAAGGCAATGGGTGCGCTTGGGACTGAAAAAGCCAAAAATTTTCTGATAACCAAACTCGACGACGATGTGCTTGAGGTCCGGCTCGCCGCAGCCGAGCAGCTCGGTATGCTCGGGGAAACCATAGGGGAGGCCGAGGTTCTCAAAGTTTTTACGAAAGATCTCACAGCCGGGATGAATGAAGAGGAGCTCGAACGCGTCAATATGTTGACAGCCCTGGCGATAGGGCAAATCCGGACGGCATCTGTGACAAAATTTTTACCTCAACTTTTGAAAGATGAGTCGAAACTTGTCCGTATTGCTGCAGCCAAAGCCGTTATTCAATGCACAATAAAGGACCGAAACGCCAAAAAGGCCTCCTATTAATTACCCGTATTAATCCCCTATTGCCCTATTTTAACCGCCTACAGAGGGCTAATTTGTGCTATTTACCAATAAGGGAATGCAAAAATAGCTTGACTTTTTCGGACCTGAAACGTAAAATTATTCAACTGCAGGGTATATCAGCACGATATACAATCTGTGGCTGCAACACGTAATTTTAAGAAGAATAGTGAAAGGGTTTAATCTTGAGTACGCTCACTAAGATTTTGATAGTTTTGTTGACGTTATCTTCCATTTTCCTTTGCGGTATTGTTGTAACTTATGTAGCCAATGCTGACAATTACAGGCAAAAATACGACGCCATAAAGACCGATAAGGACAGCTTAAGCAAAAAGGTCGAAGACTTGACCAAACAGGTCAACGAAAGCATCGAGCAGAAAAAGCAAACGGAAAGCAGACTTGGTGACGAAATCGCTTCACTGACTGCAAAAAAGGATGAATTGCAAACCAGCCTCGACAACGCTGAAAGAGAGAAAGCAGCCCTGCTTCAAAAAGTAAACAGCTGGACAAGCATCACAAAAGATTTCTACGAAACCAACGATAAACAGGGACAGTTACTGAAAAACACCCTCGAGGAGCTGAGTAAAACTCAAACAGAACAAGTCCGTCAGCGCAAAGAGCTGGATGAAACCACGAAGGTTCTTCAGGAAAAGATGGCGATAATAGAAACGCTGCAGGCAGAAAATAAACGCATAGTGGAAGAAAAGACGGGGTTACAAAACAAGGTAAACCAGTTCTTACAGCCTGTCGGCAAAACCGCCGCGTCCACTATGCCGGTTACACCAAGAACCGAGGCGGCCCGACCTGTTGAGATTGAAACTGAAGCAAGGGACATCGCCCTGCAGGGATTGGTAACGGCGGTGGATTTAAGA
Protein-coding regions in this window:
- the lnt gene encoding apolipoprotein N-acyltransferase, with amino-acid sequence MKKNLLILLVIASSAAMLTVIQAPFSLSFLAWFALVPFIMACSPEVKAWRLFLTAYLVALCYWLGNIYWMYQVTPGGWIAFCMYTGLLWPIMAVCLRYCRGKKIPLFLAVPVLIVGAEHFQGFLLGGFFWRFLAHSQYANITLIQIADIFGAAGVSFLIAMVNGLAAELIIAAEEKKIFKIGNLLKAALVGGALAGAVIYGRYRINESDKYIKAGPLVAAVQTTVPQSVKKSHQSSEEILDGLLKNSRASIEAGTELVVWPETMVQATLDKRILNRITDEYDCKTVDKILREHSKGKVFVLAGAYGGTLKIGDDFTFDLAERYNSAFLYKPDGTAADEQYSKIHLVAFGEYIPFKKSFPPLYNLLMKFTPYDYDYTLDAGSEYTVFEMTGKEKQVYKFSVMICYEDAVPAIARRFAIDEKGGKNIDWLVNISNDGWFVRFANGKISPSTELGQHAAICVFRAVENRLAVVRSVNTGISCLIDTVGRIRNGYIAGTLPHQAMARTGMAGWFADRVPIDKRSTFFSRYGQWLDFCCAVCFVLLMIMPSLGRFLFREGQKNKNRKAKG
- a CDS encoding HEAT repeat domain-containing protein — protein: MKIARTLTAYAVITFAVFTLGCNESLRKETYPPAGGSISELLPEANKIIQESLSDSDPLIRANTIEIIADTKQSKLMPRVQRLLEDDFVPVRFAAALAVGDLQYSLAENSVKRLLKDNDENVRIAADYATSKLGTGSGFSLVRQTVASSDQTVRANAALLLGKSGDKNSLKWLWWTLQNKDSDYKARFNAAEAIARLGDERIDEKLLAMLISTYADDRVMGIKAMGALGTEKAKNFLITKLDDDVLEVRLAAAEQLGMLGETIGEAEVLKVFTKDLTAGMNEEELERVNMLTALAIGQIRTASVTKFLPQLLKDESKLVRIAAAKAVIQCTIKDRNAKKASY